One stretch of Sulfuricystis multivorans DNA includes these proteins:
- a CDS encoding MFS transporter encodes MTIGQHGHSPEPDRQQLTRLAVWYFFYFSFVGAFAPYFTLYLQDVGLPASEIGMLMSVPQVMRLVAPNLWGWLADHLGVRAAVIKLAAFGALIGFVAFFLSRDLAVLFAAMALVWFFWSAALPLVEAMTLDRLAGQTERYGRIRLWGSIGFIASVLGLGALLDHLPIGTILWACLAILASVLASAMTLEETKLGARGTAPPIGARLRRPAVLALLAACFFMSVAHGPLYVFYSIHLVAHGYDKLSIGMLWSLGVIAEIVVFMNMPRLMGHVSLRAILLASFALAVLRFLLIGWAADYPVALLFAQLLHGATFGAYHAAAMAVLIRWFEPSQQARVQGVYGSISFGAGGMVGGLVSGQAWDPLGAGMTYTLGALFAACGWLLVWRGLSAQSLTPLKEK; translated from the coding sequence TTGACCATAGGCCAGCACGGCCACTCGCCCGAGCCAGATCGTCAGCAGCTTACTCGGCTGGCCGTTTGGTATTTCTTTTATTTCTCCTTCGTCGGGGCGTTTGCGCCGTATTTCACACTCTATCTCCAGGATGTCGGCCTGCCGGCCAGCGAGATCGGCATGCTGATGTCCGTGCCGCAGGTGATGCGCCTCGTGGCGCCGAATCTTTGGGGATGGCTTGCCGATCATCTCGGCGTGCGCGCCGCGGTGATCAAGCTCGCCGCGTTCGGCGCACTCATCGGTTTCGTTGCTTTCTTCCTGTCCCGCGATCTGGCCGTGCTGTTTGCCGCGATGGCGCTCGTCTGGTTCTTCTGGAGTGCCGCATTGCCCCTCGTCGAAGCGATGACCCTCGACCGGCTCGCCGGGCAGACCGAGCGTTACGGCAGGATCCGCTTGTGGGGGTCGATCGGTTTCATCGCCAGCGTGCTGGGCTTGGGCGCATTGCTCGATCACCTGCCGATCGGCACGATCCTCTGGGCCTGTTTGGCGATCCTTGCCAGCGTGCTGGCCAGCGCCATGACGCTCGAAGAAACGAAACTCGGCGCTCGTGGCACGGCACCTCCGATCGGCGCGCGCTTGCGTCGGCCTGCGGTGCTGGCGCTCTTGGCCGCGTGCTTTTTCATGTCGGTCGCACATGGGCCGCTTTATGTGTTCTACTCGATCCATCTCGTCGCGCATGGCTACGACAAGCTGTCGATCGGCATGCTTTGGTCGCTCGGCGTGATCGCCGAGATCGTCGTCTTCATGAACATGCCACGCCTGATGGGCCATGTTTCGCTGCGTGCCATCCTGTTGGCGAGTTTTGCCTTGGCTGTGCTGCGCTTCCTGCTGATCGGCTGGGCGGCGGATTATCCAGTGGCGCTGCTGTTCGCCCAGCTGCTCCATGGTGCGACCTTCGGCGCCTACCACGCAGCGGCGATGGCGGTGCTGATCCGTTGGTTCGAACCTTCGCAGCAGGCGCGCGTCCAGGGCGTTTATGGCAGTATTTCGTTCGGTGCCGGCGGCATGGTGGGCGGCCTGGTCAGCGGCCAGGCATGGGATCCTCTCGGCGCCGGCATGACCTATACGCTCGGGGCGCTGTTTGCCGCCTGCGGCTGGCTGTTGGTCTGGCGCGGCTTGTCAGCGCAATCGCTCACACCGCTGAAAGAAAAATGA
- a CDS encoding M48 family metallopeptidase codes for MKSKALLLSLAAVFLLQTGCSTVPVTGRSQLLMVSEQQEIRMGLTSFREILEREKLNTDPLINDRVQRIGRRIAAATGRTDYQWEFKVIENDKTVNAFCLPGGKVAVYTGLLPVAQDDAGLAAVIAHEVAHAIARHGGERLSQEMVVAGLTVATVMATSDSSRRDLYAGLLGAGAAVGFLLPYSRLHESEADRMGLIYMAKAGYDPRAALALWQRMAAQAKGKSKLPEWLSTHPADETRIRQIERWLPEALSHYHPSKN; via the coding sequence ATGAAGAGCAAGGCATTGCTTCTGTCGCTGGCGGCCGTTTTTCTCCTGCAGACCGGCTGCAGCACCGTACCGGTCACTGGCCGCTCGCAGTTGCTGATGGTTTCGGAGCAGCAGGAAATCCGCATGGGGCTGACGAGCTTCAGGGAGATCCTCGAAAGGGAAAAGCTCAACACCGATCCGCTCATCAACGATCGTGTGCAACGTATCGGCCGCCGCATCGCCGCCGCGACCGGCCGCACGGATTATCAGTGGGAATTCAAGGTGATCGAGAACGACAAGACCGTCAATGCCTTCTGTCTGCCCGGCGGCAAGGTCGCCGTTTATACCGGCCTGCTGCCGGTGGCGCAGGACGATGCCGGCCTCGCGGCGGTGATCGCGCACGAAGTCGCCCATGCGATTGCACGCCACGGCGGAGAGCGCCTCAGCCAGGAAATGGTGGTCGCCGGACTGACCGTCGCCACGGTGATGGCCACCAGCGATTCGTCGCGCCGCGATCTTTATGCCGGCTTGCTCGGCGCGGGCGCGGCGGTCGGTTTCCTGCTCCCCTATTCACGCTTGCACGAATCCGAGGCCGACCGCATGGGGCTGATCTACATGGCCAAGGCGGGCTACGATCCGCGTGCCGCGCTGGCGTTGTGGCAGCGGATGGCGGCGCAGGCGAAAGGAAAGTCGAAGCTTCCGGAATGGCTCTCGACCCATCCGGCAGACGAAACGCGGATCAGGCAAATCGAGCGTTGGTTACCGGAGGCTTTGAGCCATTACCATCCGAGCAAGAACTGA